One region of Streptomyces leeuwenhoekii genomic DNA includes:
- a CDS encoding MBL fold metallo-hydrolase: MRADVRQVADGTYLVRGSNTNWVILTEGDAVTLIDTGYPADRRRLLDSLAAVGAAPEAVTAVLITHAHTDHLGSAEYLRAEFGTPVFLHQAEVPHARREFLHQVSVGRVLRNGWRPGVLPWAAHVVRAGGTVRNPVADPLPFPRAGALDLPGRPVPVHTPGHTRGHCAYHLPHAGAVITGDALVSGHPTSRVRGPQLLPVMFDHERARAVDSLDVLAGLDGDLLLPGHGPAHRGPVRAAARLARERAL; encoded by the coding sequence ATGCGGGCGGACGTGCGGCAGGTCGCCGACGGCACCTATCTGGTGCGCGGCAGCAACACCAACTGGGTGATCCTCACGGAGGGGGACGCGGTGACGCTGATCGACACCGGCTACCCCGCGGACCGCCGGCGGCTGCTCGACTCGCTGGCGGCCGTCGGCGCTGCCCCGGAGGCGGTGACCGCCGTCCTGATCACCCATGCCCACACCGACCATCTGGGCTCGGCCGAGTACCTGCGCGCCGAGTTCGGCACGCCCGTCTTCCTCCACCAGGCCGAAGTCCCCCACGCGCGCCGGGAGTTCCTGCACCAGGTGTCCGTCGGGCGGGTGCTGCGCAATGGCTGGCGGCCGGGCGTGCTGCCCTGGGCGGCGCACGTGGTACGGGCCGGTGGCACCGTCCGCAACCCCGTGGCCGACCCGCTGCCGTTCCCCCGGGCGGGCGCCCTCGACCTGCCCGGCCGCCCCGTGCCCGTGCACACCCCCGGGCACACCCGAGGCCACTGCGCCTACCACCTGCCGCACGCCGGTGCGGTGATCACCGGCGACGCCCTGGTGAGCGGCCACCCCACGTCGCGGGTCCGGGGGCCGCAACTGCTGCCCGTCATGTTCGACCACGAACGCGCCCGGGCCGTGGACTCCCTGGACGTCCTCGCCGGGCTCGACGGCGACCTCCTGCTGCCCGGCCACGGCCCCGCCCACCGCGGCCCGGTGCGGGCGGCCGCCCGGCTCGCCCGCGAACGCGCGCTCTAG
- a CDS encoding alpha-ketoglutarate-dependent dioxygenase AlkB, with the protein MTRHLQGSLFDQTDEVRLGSLDGLRRTHLGSGAWIDVLPGWLGGSDELFERLAAEVPWRAEQRTMYDHVVDVPRLLAFYGADDPLPHPVLARAREALTARYAAELGEPFTTAGLCYYRDGRDSVAWHGDRVGRGARENTMVAILSVGAPRDLLLRPVGGGETVRRPLGHGDLIVMGGSCQRTWEHCVPKTARAAGPRISIQYRPHGVR; encoded by the coding sequence ATGACCAGGCACCTCCAGGGCTCGCTGTTCGACCAGACCGACGAGGTCCGGCTCGGCTCCCTCGACGGGCTGCGCCGCACCCACCTCGGCTCCGGAGCCTGGATCGACGTACTTCCCGGGTGGCTCGGCGGGTCGGACGAGCTCTTCGAGCGCCTGGCCGCCGAGGTGCCCTGGCGCGCGGAGCAACGCACGATGTACGACCACGTCGTGGACGTCCCCCGGCTGCTCGCCTTCTACGGCGCCGACGATCCCCTGCCGCACCCGGTGCTGGCCCGGGCGCGCGAGGCGCTCACCGCCCGCTACGCCGCCGAACTGGGCGAGCCGTTTACCACGGCCGGGCTGTGCTACTACCGCGACGGCCGGGACAGCGTCGCCTGGCACGGAGACCGCGTCGGCCGGGGCGCCCGCGAGAACACCATGGTGGCGATCCTGTCGGTGGGCGCGCCCCGCGATCTGCTGCTGCGCCCGGTCGGCGGCGGCGAGACGGTGCGCCGGCCACTGGGCCACGGCGACCTGATCGTGATGGGCGGCTCCTGCCAGCGCACCTGGGAGCACTGCGTGCCGAAGACCGCCCGGGCGGCGGGACCGCGCATCAGCATCCAGTACCGCCCGCACGGTGTGCGCTGA